The sequence below is a genomic window from Nitrososphaerota archaeon.
TTTCTTCTTTTCGTGAGATTTTATCGCATCTTTGAGGTTGAAATTTAATATCGAGTCACCGTAAAGGCAGACGAACCTTTCTTTTAGTTGTGGTTCTCCAGATTTTAGCTGCCCAGCAGTCCCTAATGGCTTGCTAGACCTTGCATAATTGATTGAAACTCCGAACTCTTTTCCATTTCCAAAGTATTCCTCTATTGCTTTGCGGAGGTAGCTTACACATATGGTAACTTCTCTGACATCGTTTCCCTTCAGCCATTCGATAAGATGCTGTAAAAGGGGTTTGTCAGCAAGAGGGAGCATGGGCTTCGGTAGGAATAAGGTGTATGGCCTGAGCCTTGTTCCTAAACCTCCTGCGAGAATTACAGCGTACATTTAACTCATGAAACTCTCTAATGTATATAGTTAAGCCTTATCCTATTACTGTCCCGTTTCCCATTATTCTTGTTGATGTTGAGTTGAGGTCCAGAATTGCGCAGCTTTCTTGAGGCTCATACGCTATTGGTTTCTCTGCCGTAATTGTCATCCCATTATCGACCTTAATCTTTACTGGCTTGATCTGAAGGCCTATGCAAAGATGGTACGTCCAAGATGCATTAATCTCCCCTTTGTAAAAGCGGCTCTTCTCGAACCCCACCTTCAATTCATTGCTGACCTGCAGGGAATTTTGTGCCGCTAGAGCATCTCCTCTATTAATCTCTTTAGCGGTCAGGCCTTTTATCGACAAGCCTACTCTTGCTGGTGACGGTGCAGACTCAACATCGTCATCGTGCATCTGTATCGATCTTACTGAGATGGATTTCTTTTGCGGGAATACTTCCAATTCATCGTGCTGTTTGACTGTTCCTCTGCGCACGACTCCCAATACTACGGTTCCTGCGCCCTTCACCTCAAAGGAAGCATCGACCAAAACCTTTGTCTGGCCATTTTGCGAAACTTCTGGAAGACTTTCAATCTTCTGCCTTAGTTCTTCAAGAGTTACAAATTCGTATCTTTCAAGAACTGTAGATCTGATGAGCTTCATTAATTCGTCATCTAACCAGCTTGAGATTATGAACCCTCTTTCAATCTTCATGTTGTCAAGGGCAACTATCTGCTCGCCAAGAGCCTTGTCGATCTTTGCAGGGTTCAAGATGATGTATTCAGAAAGCGCGATCGTCTGGATTAGAGGTTGAATTTTGTCAGGGAAACCTGAAGGCACAATAAAGCAAGATATGCTATCGGGTGTCTTCTTTTCGTAGAAGGTGATATCGCTCTTCGAACCAGCTTTGCCCAATTGGTCTGCAATGGAGAAGTCGCCAAGCACAGCAAGATTGAACGATTTCATTACCTTTCACTTTTCATGTTCAGCCTTTCGCAGCTATATTTCTTCTAACTGCTTCAGCAAGCGATCTAAGATTCTTTACAACTGATGTCATCGAAGAAACTTCGCTCTGTATTCCTAGGAGCCTAAAAGAATCCTGCGAAATTCTGTATGGTCTTTCTCCTCTCTCCAGAAGCTCGGCAACAACCCTATTGTGATGCTCTGGTATCCCCATGTCCTTGCAAAGCCTGCTATACATCATCTTCAGCATTTTTATCGCATGATAGCCAAGAAAGGTTTGGGCCTGAAGGACGGCATGATTTTTCAAAAACCAAGAAACTTTTTGGTTCAGCTGTTTAGAATATATATAGACGCTCTCGGGCGACCCTTCTTGAATCTGCAGGCTGGAGAGCATTATCTGGTTCAGCCCTTCGAGCCTCCTTTCTACAGAGGTTCTGCTTGCAGACTGCAGGTTTAACGCTTCAAAAAAAGTCTCTTGAGGGGCACCGATTTGCATGAAGGCCTCTCTTGTATCATCGAGCAAGTGCGTTGGATGCATAGACATTGCTTGTATTGAAACTGCAGCATCGCCAAGGCCGTATCCAGCAGAATTTAACCAGAAGGAGGCATCGACAAAGTTCTTCTCCATGCCACAGCTTTCAGCCTTTTTAATTGCAGAGATCGATTCTAACAGTCTAGATAAGGCGTAGTTTTCAGCCACCTTACGTCCATCATCTCGCTGCAACGTAGCAAATAGCAGGGATGGATCAGAAACTACCTTAATCTGCCTAGCGTCAAAAAGATCTGATTCGTTTGGCGTGCTCGGAATTGGTATTATATCGACAAACTTCGAATCGAAAACTTCGTGCCTAATCGTGTTATCTTTGACATCTGCAAAAACATCGAACTCACAACATGGGTGAAACCTTCCCGTGCTCCTGCAGCCTATCAAGGCGATCGAACTATAACCAGCATTAGTAAGATGTTTCTGCAGTTCTTCGGGAATCATCTTCTTCTTCGACAATGTTTCTGCTCGAACCTTTCAGCTATATCAAGCGAATGCTAGGCAAGTCTCTTCATCCCTTCTTTTACATGCTCAGCAGTATCTTCCCAATCCCCTATCTGTTCGATCTTACTTATTCCTCTGCCCCTAGATGCTGTTGAAGCGCAGGCAATTCCAGCACATACAGACCATAGAAGGTCACTTGTTTTGAGATAATTAGCCATGAAAGAGCCTGCAAATATGTCCCCAAGGCCTGTTGTATCAGCAACATTTACCTTTGGAACCCTCAGCTCTGCAGTCATTCTCTCCGATGCTATTATCACGGTTTTTGCTCCATTGGTAACGATGACATTTTTGAAGTGCTTCCTCAGCTTTAGCGCCACGTCATAGATGTTTCGAAGGTTTGTGAGAAGACGGCCTTCTTCAGGATCGACTTTTATTATTGATGTTTTTGGAAGCCTGCTTAAAGAGAGTTTCTCAAGGCTACAGAACCCCTTCTTGTCGAACCTTCGCAAGTAGCCTTGAGGGTCAAGAAACGTAGCTATTCCTTTCGAAACTACAGTGTCAGAAACTTCCTTGGGTATTTCACCTGCAATCGGGCTCAATATTACCCCGTCAGCGTCTAGACCATCAAGCTGAGACGTCTCAATATCTGCACATCGTGAGGTTAGTAGGAGGCTCCTACTTTCTCCCTTGATCGCAATCCTGAACCTTGTAGTTTTATCGGCAAAGGATTTTGAGCCTTTAGCAAAATTTATGCCATTACGAGAAAGCCACAGCGTGTATTCATCAGGAAAGTCTAAACCAATTTTGGTAAAAAGAGTGACATCAGAGCCGAGCCTCTTTGCTGTCAAGCCTGCATAACAGGGAGGGCCACCAAGCGAAGAAACTTCAGAGCCTTCTAGTGCGATAGTATCTAAGGCAATGTGTCCGATTATCGCTAGGTGCAAAGTGCAAGGGGTTGAAGGGCATAAGATTTATGCATGTGAATTCCTTGCCTGTGTCAAGCGAAGATAATGACAAAGAAGCGCAAGAGTAGGGGCCGTTCAAAAGGCGGCAAAGGACGATCAGACTTAGTTCAGTGTAGTAACTGCGGAACCCTAGTTCCAAAAGACAAGGCGAAGAAGCTCACGACAAGGGTGGGCTTGGTGGAACCAATGCTTGCGAGGGAATTGAGGGCGCAGGGGGCATACATTGCAACAAGCAGGACACTAAAGTACTATTGTGTATCGTGCGCGGTTCACTTCGGATTGGTCAAAGTCAGGGCAAAAGATGAGAGAAGGTTTAGGTAACCTCTCCTTCCCATGAATTTTTGCTTTTGGATAGAGCACTCTAGTAACTTAAATGGTTCAGATGATCAAACGAATCTTGGGATAATACCTTGACTCCAAGAACTTTGGAAGAACTGAAAACAAAACTAATCTTCCAGAACACTATGAATATTTGGATCGTTCTTTGCAGAGAAAATGGTTGGGAGAGAAGAGATTATGCACACTATGCAGAATTCATAAAATACTTACACGAAAATGAGATCCAGTTAAAGAAAGCTCCGCAGGGACATCCAGTCAAGGATTTTGAAGGGAAACCTATTGAAACCTATACGATAAAAATCGATAAAAGAGTTATAGAAATAATCAGGTCTTTTGTTTAGTGTTCTCTAGAGCATATTTGCATTCTTTGTTCAGTGTACAAATATTGCATTTTGGCCCTATTG
It includes:
- a CDS encoding nucleotidyltransferase family protein, whose translation is MYAVILAGGLGTRLRPYTLFLPKPMLPLADKPLLQHLIEWLKGNDVREVTICVSYLRKAIEEYFGNGKEFGVSINYARSSKPLGTAGQLKSGEPQLKERFVCLYGDSILNFNLKDAIKSHEKKKALVTMVLMEYKTNLKYGFIDLDTEGRVKVWREKPEVKGMINVGCYVMEKRFLRYIPKGKMYGMDIAFRTAIDAGEKIYGYPAKGTFIDIGDKKSYAAAYEKFLNEMGKIL
- a CDS encoding elongation factor Tu codes for the protein MKSFNLAVLGDFSIADQLGKAGSKSDITFYEKKTPDSISCFIVPSGFPDKIQPLIQTIALSEYIILNPAKIDKALGEQIVALDNMKIERGFIISSWLDDELMKLIRSTVLERYEFVTLEELRQKIESLPEVSQNGQTKVLVDASFEVKGAGTVVLGVVRRGTVKQHDELEVFPQKKSISVRSIQMHDDDVESAPSPARVGLSIKGLTAKEINRGDALAAQNSLQVSNELKVGFEKSRFYKGEINASWTYHLCIGLQIKPVKIKVDNGMTITAEKPIAYEPQESCAILDLNSTSTRIMGNGTVIG
- a CDS encoding 30S ribosomal protein S26e; protein product: MTKKRKSRGRSKGGKGRSDLVQCSNCGTLVPKDKAKKLTTRVGLVEPMLARELRAQGAYIATSRTLKYYCVSCAVHFGLVKVRAKDERRFR